One window of the Zea mays cultivar B73 chromosome 3, Zm-B73-REFERENCE-NAM-5.0, whole genome shotgun sequence genome contains the following:
- the LOC100191616 gene encoding E3 ubiquitin-protein ligase RFI2-like: MGAGAQEDEEEITTVPEGGVGEEEQAAAEGAGEEEQLEQGAGGEGEGGEEKAPAVMLCSICLDTVVAGGEERSTARLQCGHEFHLDCIGSAFNAKGIMQCPNCRTIEMGNWLYANGSRSSQDVNNDEWGYDDLYDHGHSELATFVPLRIQWCPIGRLELPSLFEEGESPAPATFNDFTGQFNSEPMVPVPATPHPGPYLAYFQPAPTPVSSSSLVAERTMDGAAYHDHWNTLAGLSDGRRPWAYYPQPNSDNGIAEQQGLPLGAMAVGGVDSESQQRGSLSLFYGNGSGRPRIPGVPPMAPQFTRAHGNINDQFQQTASLFAGSQQSGGMRPLGAVGPSVPPPPENTSFCLFPPASSVPSTMEAEDVNRANQFYAWERDRLAPYPLMPVNSEGTWWSSSQQQPPPEPAASASRRLSGQWIGRLPLPPPENRSPDGSSFRPLHIPRM; the protein is encoded by the exons ATGGGCGCCGGCGCCCAGGAGGATGAGGAGGAGATAACCACGGTGCCCGAGGGAGGAGTCGGAGAGGAGGAGCAAGCGGCGGCTGAGGGCGCAGGGGAGGAGGAGCAGTTGGAGCAGGGTGCAGGGGGCGAGGGAGAGGGTGGGGAGGAGAAAGCTCCGGCGGTGATGTTGTGCTCGATCTGCCTCGACACGGTGGTCGCCGGAGGCGAGGAGAGGTCCACCGCGAGGCTGCAGTGCGGTCACGAATTTCACCTCG ATTGCATTGGTTCAGCATTTAATGCCAAAGGAATCATGCAATGCCCCAATTGTCGCACAATTGAGATGGGGAACTGGCTTTATGCGAATGGTTCTCGATCATCACAGGACGTAAACAATGATGAATGGGGTTATGATGACCTATATGATCATGGTCACTCAGAGCTGGCAACCTTTGTG CCTCTTCGCATTCAGTGGTGTCCTATTGGGCGCCTAGAACTTCCATCCTTATTTGA AGAAGGAGAGTCCCCAGCTCCAGCTACTT TTAATGATTTCACGGGACAATTCAACTCTGAGCCCATGGTACCGGTACCTGCCACACCTCATCCTGGTCCGTATCTAGCTTATTTTCAGCCTGCCCCGACACCGGTATCATCAAGCTCCCTTGTCGCTGAGAGAACAATGGATGGTGCTGCATATCATGATCACTGGAACACTCTGGCTGGGCTATCAGATGGCCGGCGACCCTGGGCGTACTATCCTCAACCCAACAGTGATAATGGTATAGCTGAGCAGCAAGGACTCCCTCTGGGGGCAATGGCGGTTGGAGGGGTTGATAGTGAAAGCCAACAACGAGGATCTCTCTCCTTATTTTATGGAAACGG GTCTGGAAGACCAAGGATCCCAGGTGTTCCTCCTATGGCACCACAATTTACAAGAGCGCATGGCAACATAAACGATCAGTTCCAGCAGACAGCTAGCTTATTTGCTGGGTCACAGCAATCAGGAGGTATGCGTCCATTGGGAGCAGTAGGGCCTTCCGTGCCACCACCTCCGGAGAACACCTCCTTCTGTCTGTTCCCGCCAGCTTCATCCGTCCCCAGTACAATGGAGGCCGAGGATGTCAACAGAGCAAACCAGTTCTATGCATGGGAGAGGGATCGCCTGGCTCCTTACCCGCTGATGCCTGTTAATAGTGAAGGTACCTGGTGGAGCTCTTCACAACAGCAGCCCCCTCCGGAGCCTGCTGCATCTGCTTCGAGGAGGCTTTCTGGGCAGTGGATTGGTAGGTTGCCATTGCCACCACCAGAGAATAGATCGCCAGACGGCTCGTCCTTCCGTCCACTGCACATCCCTCGGATGTAG